The Streptococcus oralis Uo5 genome includes a window with the following:
- the polA gene encoding DNA polymerase I gives MDKKKLLLIDGSSVAFRAFFALYQQLDRFKNANGLHTNAIYGFQLMLNHVLERVEPSHVLVAFDAGKTTFRTEMYADYKGGRAKTPDEFREQFPFIRELLDHLGIRHYELPQYEADDIIGTLGRLAEKDSFDVTIVSGDKDLIQLTDEHTVVEISKKGVAEFEAFTPDYLMEKMGLTPAQFIDLKALMGDKSDNIPGVTKVGEKTGIKLLLEHGSLEGIYENIDGMKASKMKENLINDKEQAFLSKTLATIETQAPIEIGLDDLVYNGPDVENLGKFYDEMGFKQLKQALNVSSKDAPESLDFTIVDQVSQDMLSADSIFHFELFGENYHTDDLVGFAWSCGDKLYTTDKLELLQEPILKEFLEKTPLKVYDFKKAKVLLNRLGLNLQAPAYDSRLAKYLLSTVENNEISTIANLYGQTYLVDDETFYGKGVKKAIPEREKFLEHLARKVAVLVETEPVLLEKLSEHGQLDLLYDMEQPLAFVLAKMEIAGIKVKKETLLEMQAENEVVIEQLTQEIYELAGEEFNINSPKQLGVLLFEKLGLPLEYTKKTKTGYSTAVDVLERLAPIAPIVKKILDYRQIAKIQSTYVIGLQDWILDDGKIHTRYVQDLTQTGRLSSVDPNLQNIPVRLEQGRLIRKAFVPEWEDSVLLSSDYSQIELRVLAHISKDEHLIKAFQEGADIHTSTAMRVFGIERPEDVTPNDRRNAKAVNFGVVYGISDFGLSNNLGISRKEAKAYIDTYFERFPGIKNYMDEVVREARDKGYVETLFKRRRELPDINSRNFNIRGFAERTAINSPIQGSAADILKIAMIQLDKALVEGGYQTKMLLQVHDEIVLEVPKSELAAVKDLVKQTMEEAIQLSVPLIADENEGATWYEAK, from the coding sequence ATGGACAAGAAAAAATTATTATTAATTGATGGATCTTCTGTTGCTTTTCGAGCTTTTTTTGCGCTTTATCAGCAGCTGGATCGTTTTAAAAATGCTAATGGTCTTCATACCAATGCAATCTATGGCTTTCAACTCATGTTAAATCATGTCTTGGAGCGAGTCGAACCCAGCCATGTTTTGGTAGCTTTTGATGCAGGCAAGACGACTTTCCGAACAGAGATGTATGCAGACTACAAGGGTGGCCGTGCTAAAACTCCAGATGAGTTTCGTGAGCAATTTCCCTTCATTCGTGAGTTGTTAGACCATCTTGGGATTCGACACTACGAGTTGCCCCAGTATGAGGCAGATGATATCATCGGGACTCTGGGCCGTTTGGCTGAGAAGGATTCTTTTGATGTGACAATCGTTAGCGGAGATAAGGATTTGATCCAGTTGACGGACGAGCATACGGTGGTAGAGATTTCCAAAAAAGGTGTGGCTGAGTTTGAGGCCTTTACGCCGGACTATCTCATGGAAAAGATGGGCCTCACGCCAGCTCAGTTCATTGATCTTAAGGCCCTCATGGGGGATAAGTCTGATAATATCCCTGGTGTCACGAAAGTCGGTGAAAAGACGGGTATCAAGCTCTTGCTGGAACATGGTTCGCTCGAGGGTATTTATGAAAATATCGATGGGATGAAGGCTTCTAAGATGAAGGAAAATCTCATCAATGACAAGGAACAAGCCTTTTTGTCTAAAACCTTGGCGACCATTGAAACTCAGGCACCAATTGAGATTGGCCTTGATGATTTGGTATATAATGGCCCAGATGTGGAAAATCTCGGGAAATTCTACGATGAGATGGGCTTCAAACAGCTCAAACAAGCTCTAAATGTTTCGTCGAAGGATGCGCCTGAGAGCTTGGATTTCACTATTGTTGACCAAGTCAGTCAAGACATGCTGAGTGCCGACTCTATCTTCCACTTTGAACTCTTTGGTGAAAATTACCATACAGATGATTTGGTTGGTTTTGCCTGGTCCTGTGGGGATAAACTTTACACTACAGATAAACTTGAGCTCTTGCAGGAGCCGATTCTCAAGGAATTTTTAGAAAAAACACCTCTGAAAGTGTATGACTTTAAGAAAGCGAAGGTTCTTTTAAATCGCTTGGGTTTGAACCTCCAGGCACCTGCTTATGACAGTCGCTTGGCAAAATACTTACTCTCAACAGTCGAGAACAATGAAATCTCAACCATTGCGAATCTCTATGGCCAGACTTACTTGGTCGATGATGAGACTTTCTACGGTAAGGGTGTCAAGAAAGCTATCCCTGAGAGAGAGAAATTCTTGGAGCACTTGGCTCGCAAAGTTGCTGTATTGGTTGAGACTGAGCCTGTTTTACTTGAAAAACTCAGTGAACATGGACAATTAGACCTTCTCTATGACATGGAGCAACCTCTGGCTTTTGTCCTTGCTAAGATGGAAATTGCTGGGATCAAGGTCAAAAAAGAAACCCTACTTGAGATGCAGGCTGAAAATGAGGTCGTCATTGAGCAACTCACTCAAGAGATTTATGAGCTAGCTGGTGAGGAGTTTAATATCAACTCCCCTAAGCAGTTGGGCGTGCTTCTCTTTGAAAAACTGGGTCTTCCTCTAGAATACACTAAGAAAACCAAAACAGGTTACTCGACAGCCGTGGATGTGCTAGAGCGACTAGCTCCTATTGCTCCGATTGTTAAAAAAATTCTAGACTACCGTCAGATTGCTAAGATTCAATCTACCTATGTGATTGGTTTGCAGGACTGGATTTTGGATGATGGCAAGATCCACACGCGCTACGTGCAGGATTTGACTCAGACCGGACGTCTGTCTAGTGTAGATCCAAACTTGCAAAATATCCCTGTTCGTTTGGAACAAGGCCGTCTCATTCGTAAGGCCTTTGTACCTGAATGGGAGGATAGTGTTCTTCTTAGCTCGGATTATTCGCAGATTGAGTTGCGCGTTTTGGCTCATATTTCTAAGGATGAGCACTTGATTAAGGCCTTCCAAGAGGGAGCAGACATCCATACCTCGACAGCCATGCGGGTCTTTGGAATTGAACGCCCTGAGGATGTAACTCCAAACGACCGTCGCAATGCCAAGGCTGTCAACTTTGGAGTGGTCTACGGAATTTCAGATTTTGGTTTATCGAATAATCTGGGCATCAGCCGTAAAGAGGCTAAGGCTTACATTGATACCTACTTTGAACGCTTCCCAGGGATCAAAAACTACATGGATGAAGTGGTACGTGAGGCGCGTGATAAGGGTTATGTAGAGACTCTCTTCAAACGTCGTCGTGAGTTGCCAGATATTAATTCGCGCAACTTCAACATTCGTGGTTTTGCAGAGCGGACGGCCATCAACTCTCCTATTCAGGGTTCGGCAGCAGATATCCTTAAGATTGCTATGATCCAGCTAGACAAGGCTCTAGTTGAAGGTGGTTATCAGACCAAGATGCTGTTGCAAGTGCACGATGAAATCGTCCTTGAGGTTCCGAAATCGGAACTAGCAGCCGTTAAAGATCTAGTGAAACAAACCATGGAAGAAGCTATCCAGCTCAGTGTTCCCCTTATCGCAGATGAGAATGAAGGAGCAACCTGGTACGAGGCTAAATAA